TCATCATCCCTGTGTACGGAATGTTTGGATCTTGGTTACAGAAATGAAATTGGGACAAATGAGCCACTTCATGCTCCAAACACAAATATTGCTTACTACAGAGTCAAAAAGTAAGTGTTCAAGTGTTCCAAACTGGAATATTGCTGCAGTTTCAAGAGCTTCTTAAAAAAAGAGTAACCCCTGACAGCTGTGATGAACTCCATATTTCAAGAATCATTTGAGTTCTTGCTTTGTAATTTAAATaggaaataattcatttttcatCTGACCAAACTGTCAGAAAAGAGGGAGTCTGACTGCTCTGTGTGAGCTCTTGATTAAAGATACCCATCCCTTTCACCAGGCAGACACAGGAATTTATTTAACATGTGCATCTGGTAAGAGACTTTACTTGGGAGAACTTGCAATTTAAATTACAGTTCCTTTGAACACGTCTGTACTTAGAATTCTTAACACTACTGGGTTGGAAGTAttcctttatttccttcatGATACTCAAAGAGATGCTTTAGTAACTTTCCTAAAAGTACTTCTTAATTATTCAACAGGTTCATGAACCACCCAGCTCCAGCCAACAGCCGCTACAAGCCCACATGCTATGAACATGCTGCTAACTGTTACACACATGCAGTAAGTACAGCTCTGgcttcttttcctatttttttttttttttaaccagatgTTTCAATaaatttttgtgggtttggacTCCTAAATGCTTACCTCTGCCTCACTGTGTTCAtatctccagcctctctctgtTTTTGTGCATGTAAGCGTTCACTGTAACAGAATATTGGATGTTTGGTAACGTTCTGAatctccaggagctccagatTTCCTTTTCACCAATGTTGCAGGTCTTTAACTTGATAATTTCCCTCTGTTGGAGTCAAAGGATGCCTGTAGTAAAGGGGGTATAGGCCACTACAAGTTAACCTGCAAGGTGGATTTCTCAGGTCTGTGCTGACATAATGTTGTGCAAATTGTAAACTGAACATATAAGAAAGATTTATCCATGTGAGAAATGCGAAGGCTTCATCAGACTGAGCTACAATAGCTGGAATATTTACATTCTGGTACCTACTGATTCTTCTATTCTATCCTCTTCTAAGAAATCTGCTATTTTGCAGGAGGCCCCAATAATGCTGACAGCCCTGCTGAAATTTCAagtatttccttattttcataATGTAAGGACTTCCTGTAGATTTGAATATAGGGTGTTCACATAAAGAATAACAAAAGCAGTcctctttgattttttttttttttttgttagtaaTTAGGAAGTTTAATTTGCTGTCTGGAACTTTGAAAAGGacttaaaaatgtgtttgtttgctttttaagaTAGCATTTGCCCTTTTATGAAAGCAGCTTGTGCGTCTCCTCAATCCCTCAACTCCAAACATCTGAAGTATGTTTAACTTTGTCCTCAGTCCCTTATCTCCAGTGTGTCTGAGTGAGCTGCAGATATGAAAGCTCAGAGCAGTGCCCAAGACTCTTCAGTTCTAGAAGGAGCTCTGTTTTTAAGGATCCCTTGTGTGTATTTCATAAATAACCAACATACAGCTCCATGGTGCTGGTAAAAACAGAATCACCTTGGTTTTGCATATAGACATAAAGCTGACTGAAGCTTCTGTGTTCTTAAGCCAGGGATCTCATGTACAGCATTATGTAAATATATGCTTATTTGCCTAAGGAATGAAGCAACATTCTGTTAGTTAGCACAAATATGTAGTTTATCTCATAATCCTTGTGCAAATCTTGTTTGCTCTGGCCAAAAAGTTAGATTTCAAAATATCTGGGTGATATTGCTGTGCTCCTTAGCAATTTCAGCTTTCACCTAGTTGAAAAACAGGCATGTTTTACTCGTGACTGTTAGCAGGAGCTGACACTCAAGGTGGATCAGTGTTTTTTGGTAGGCTGCAGTTTGTGGTGGAGCTGTCTAACTACTTTCTGAGCAGTCAAACTACCTGCTAAAACCTATGATGAactgttaaaataaatatgcaatGACTTTTGATCAATATTGAAAGTCTTGAAATGGGAGTCTAAGCtaggaaagaacagaaaaggcTGGGGGGGATGTTTTAATCTCCTTTGTGTTGCAGACTTATTAAACATTAGATGGTGAAATAGCTGAGTGTTTGCTGCTAGATTACAGTGTGAGTTTTCAATTAGGCATTGATGATCCCACAAAACAGAATTCAGCAATGGTTCTCCagtatatttttattacaaactTTTATTCACAATTCAGGAAGCAGTCAACTTCTACTTTGAGTGTGGCTGTACTTCTCAGTAGGTATCTCATCTGGTTTTGGACTTAAAAATACACAGGGATCAGTTTATGGCAGCTGCTTAATAGaacaagcaacaaaaaaataaggatAAAGGAGGGTATAGAATCCCAGGCACAACTTTTTGGTACAATACTTAAGAGGTAGCTTTGTGTGGCATAGTAAGGTATCTTCAAATTTCTTACTTCTTAGGCTGTTTTAAATgccttgctttgtttttttttttggttttctttagcTTTAGATGAAGTATTGACTTGCCTTCAGCCACTGGGAGACGGGAATAGCAGCAAAGTAGTtgaaacagacagaaaaaacttTGGTATCTTCAGAGGCAGGAAACAGTGCAAGAGGAAAGCAGAGGTTGTGAGAATTGGGGGGGGAGAGATGGCTCTTTCACCATGAAGCTTTCTGTTGTATGTAAGGTTTATCAGACAAAAGGTAGACTCTGTTGTGTTAAAACCTCTGAATTTAGACATGGCTTGCATTATActgctttaaatgtttcttccaaCTGCCTTAAAGGGAGTAACTATCCTTAAAATTAATGATAGTCTGTATTCCAGGTTGGGTTAGTGAAGTGCATGGAAAAACAGAAGTAGtataaatatttagaaaatgagACTTGGAGCATTTAGGAGGCCATTTGAGCACGGAAGAAGGGGTCATCAAAATTTCAGAAGGGCTCTTCTGATGAAAATGTCTCCATTCCCACTGACTGGTTTAAGGAatttctctgttctctgtgtgTTGCACAGCCCAAGTTCCTTGTGGGTCTCCCACTCCATGTTACTGTCTCCTagaatgaggggaaaatggtaaAGTTGGGAGGGATGGTAGCAGGAGTGcactcctggagcaggcagctggAGATGGGCACAGCCCTTCATGCTTCCCTCCAAGTGTCAcgtttttttttggggtggggctGGCAGCTTTATTGCTCTTTCTGTTGCATTCCTGTCCAAAAAGGAGATGTGTGGACCATCTTTGTGCCCTCAGGGTTTCCCTCCCAGTAAGAGGCTGGTGAGATTGCAGCAGTGCTCTGCTACAGTGGCATCAAAGGGCATTGTTGCTGCCTGCATGATGCACAAGGAGAATAACTTCATTTTCCAGGAATGTTGTATACAAAAGCAAAACTTCCAACAGGTTTTTAAAGCTCTTCATGGCAGAGATTGTCtggagaaatacagaaagaatACAGGTAAATTACTGACCAGTAGAGCAATGTCCTAAGCAGCCCCAGACAGGTGGAAGATATTGGATATTTTGCTGTAAGTTGATAACCAGAGAGTGTAACTTTCCTGAAGTGACCCTGATCAGGTTCACAGCTTATTTATTGTGTCAGCCTCTCTCTTAAGCCTTTTGTTCATTGTGACAGCCGAGTTTGTGGTAGCTGGTTTCCCAAAATACACCACACAGGTTATGCTGAAATCTGTTCTGAAAGATTACCACCTGTAGAtgtaaataaacatattttaatcctttattttcctccttACTGCAAAGAGCTTTTAACTTCATTCTCTCATTTTGTTCTGGCATTTCTCTAGAAAGCTTAGGAAACTGttgccttctttcttttttctgatcTCCCTTCCAGGTCCACTTCTGATGCAGCCAGGATTAATCAAGGTGCTaaaattagtaaatttgcaCATCACAGTTCTGGGTTTGCTCACAGTACATTCAGTTACTGGGTTTGATGATATTCACTTGGAAGACTTGCACTCCATGATGAAATAAGCAAAGATTTTGTGACTTGTAGCTGGAGTTTTTTTTCAAGGAATATTGGCAACTAAGAAATGCTTTGTCATGCTGTAAAATGACACAGCACAATCCCACTCATTCTGTTAGTTCTGATTCTCTGACTGCTCTTTTGGTAAATTCCCCACCATTTAAAGGACTGATTAATGCCTTTTCCATTCTGAAAACTGGAGATTAAAATGCAAGTCTCGtgcaagtgatttttttcaaatgaacatGGGAAAATCTGCCTTTTATATGAACTTTCATAAAAaagttttgtattttgtaaGATGGATAAAGCTCATTTTACCATATGTTACCTGTTATGGCATTGCCATCTAAAGAACTTTCATCCAGTTGGCTGAAACAGCAGGATATAATTTCTGGATTTTGTATTTAATCTAGCTATTtttggccaaaaaaaaaaagagtaataaaaCATCTCTTGTTTCATATGACTGTTCCCATGGTGCCTATCAggcacagagaggaaaatggtTCCAAAAAGAACACTTAGAAAAAACAATCAATCCTTTTCATGGAATACAGTGCTGTTCCCTGTGAGAGGTAAAATTGTTCTTTAAAGCAGGACAAGGCAAAAAAAGGGATTAAGGTTTTCATTTGTGTGCTGTACTCTGGATTCTGAAGGTGCAAAGAAAGAGGTGATAGAagaattgtttttgttttaaccATATCACTTTATACACAATAATTACTGGGAAAAGTGACTGATGCTGAACGTTATTTTGGCCCATTTGGGCATCCAATGCCACACCATAGctagtaaaatatttatttgaggAAATTAGTAAAAAGATGGGGTCTCAGTGTAAGAAAGGCAGGTTATTCTGTGTAATATCTAAATCTAAAGCCCAAAGAGGGCTCTTTTCCTGTGAAGTGGTCTCTGTCAGAGTCCCTGAGCAGCTCATGCCTAGGCTGTTACAGGGAATTAGTAGGAATTTGCTATTTTACCTGGTATTTATGGGTACTTAATCTCTCTGAAACAGTTCTCTGTCAAGTTTAGTCAAAACTGAAATTTGCACCAGAAATTGGGAAGGAAAGTGAGAAATGTGGATACAGTGGGACTGTAGAGCTTACATGGCTGCATCACCATTTCTGGGGCTGAgtgtcctcctgtcccctgcaaaaccaaaatgaagCAGCTGTCACATCTCAtcagctcctggctgtcccAGGGGCTTCAGCCTCACTTCATTCACACTGTCCTGTGGAAAACAGGAGTGACTGATCTCCTGAGGAGTGACATATTTCAACCTTCCCTGAACTTGAGGGCAATCCAGGATGTGTGCATGGAAACTTCGGGTTGGTGATAAATGAGAAGCCAGGCTGGCAGACAATTTGTGGCCTTAAAGTGCACCAAGTCAACTTCCACAGTTTTATTACAAAGCTCAGGAAGTGTTTCCACCTCTAGTCCCAATGCTGTGAATATATTAATGCCATACTTTTCATTTCCCTGGCTCTACGGCTTTTGGCACAAATATACTAAATTTTGCAGAACATAAGGGAATTTAATAATAATGAAGTAATCGTGTAGTACATCAGTAAGAGCTGATGTGTTTcaaagacagaaggaaaagccaCTTGTTTTATGCTGTCATTCTCTGGCTCAACCAGCTGCTTCTCAGATCCATTCAGTTTGCTCTGCATCCTCTGTACTTTAGCAGAACCTCCATTTCCTCTGCTCTGTAATTAGATAAAGGACAGACAGTTCAGGCTAGACTAGAACTTTGCAGTCTGAGCTATCAAACCTGTAATGCAAAGTGCCCAGATTTGTTTAAACATTGCTTGTTCCTGGCTTTATTGTTCAACATATGAGTCTTGGGTTAAATTACCAAGAGTTTAACCATAGAAGCTTATTTGCAATTCAGGGGAACAAATTAGCATCTTAGACACCCGTTGTAGGGCCTGGGAGGGAATTTGTGCAGTTTGCAACTCTAGATGGCTGGCTTGATAGTGAAAGGAGATGGGTAGAAATGTCTGAGTCAGTGAGATCTCTTCTTTAAATACTTATATAGGGTGTTTTAAAAGTTCTTTGGGgttattttctccttccccccctttttcATTTTGCCTTTTCCTGAAGGAGATACAGGTACATCATGTATTTTATTCTGGAAAGGAGTGTAGTTTTAAATGTATGTGAAGCCTGCAGCCACTTCTTGGATGCTTCATGCAAGTGTGGTAATTTTATCCTGATGCTTGAACAGGGCCTGTTTTGGAAGAAGTCAATTAAAGATGCTTGAGAGGGAGGTGGGAAGGAAGAGTTTGATGTGCTGCATTAGAAGAACATCTTTGTGCATTAAAAATCTATTCATGAGAAAAGTTTGCAGCTAATTTATTTATGATAGCTTAAGCCCAAGTTCTGCAAAACAATTGCTTAATTCCTGCAACTGCACTTTGCTAAatagtttgttttttcatttgggATTCAAGTGTGTTTTGGTCTGTCTTGTGTTCTGTGTCTGTGCACAAGAGGTGGCTTAAATTCAAGCCTAGAGTAAGATGAACATGGTTTTAAAACATGAGGcagaatgtgaaaataaaaccattGCAAATTCTTACAAAATTAGACAGAAGAATTTGCTGTCATGGCTGGAGGAGTCAGTAACTTTCCCTGGAACCATGGAGGGAAACGTTTAGCAAAACCAGACCTAACCTATGCCTGAGACATTGCCGAATTTCTGGTGCCGATGTGTCAAATTAAAACTAAATGACAGAACTGTctcaggctggggctgctccgtgGGTGGCACCGAGGCAGGGACCTGACAATGGACTTTTGTTTTGCCAGTTCCTCATTGTTCCTGCCATCGTGGGCAGTGCCCTCCTGCACCGGCTCTCGGATGACCGCTGGGAGAAGATCACAGCGTGGATGTACGGGGTGGGGCTCTGCGCCCTCTTCATTGTCTCCACCGTGTTCCACATCGTTTCCTGGAAAAAGAGTCACTTAAGGTAGCAGGAGAAAATGTTTCACTTTCTCATCATGTTTCCCCGTTTTGTTTCTCTGTCTGATTTTACAGGAGGTTGGAGTGGTATTTTCTGTTCAATCATGATAAAAACAcccttgattttttttggaggaaataGTGAGCCAAGCTCATGTACCAATGAACTTGAATGTCTTCTGCCTTGTcacaaagaaaatgtgtttttgtaGGCCCTAGTGGCTCTTAATCCAGAAGCAGGATGGGAAAAACATCATGAGTGGTTGATGGATAATGTCCCATTGCAGATATGAAGACACAGTCTGGGACTGTGGCATGAGCATTTGAGGATATGGATATGGATTGGATATGATTTGAGGGACACAGCTTTTGCCAATGCCCAGCTAACAAATAGGAAACCTTGGGAGCAAGGCAGCAATAGCAAAAATGACAtgtgattttttaattattattactttggggttttttaaattaatttaatttaattgtaTTGATCCCTTTTAAGACCCCTAAATTATTCTGGGCCATAAATTGGATTTATCCAGTAGTCACTCCATAGTACCAGTGTCTGGATTAGGCAGAACTGATGTGACAGGGATACAAGGTGGGGTGCAGAAGGGGAGAGGACTGGAGAAGTGCTGATCTCTTATGTCTCAGTTGCTCCACATGGTTTTAAGAGGGATGGATGTGATGGTATTTCCCCCAGGTAATTCCAAAGCATGTCAGGAAAATGAGATGATGCAAAAATCTTTCCAAAACGTGTCACAGTGACCTGTTCTGTGTCTCTCTCCCTAGGACAATGGAGCATTGCTTTCACATGTGTGACAGAATGATGATCTATGTCTTCATTGCAGCATCCTATGCACCATGGTAAGAAATGGGGACCAGAGCTGCAGAATCAaagcttttccaaaataaacagTTTGTCATTGCAGCTTTCCAAAATCTATAGATGTCTTCTTAGGTGCAATTAACCACATTCTGTGTTGTGACAGACATTGTAATGTCATCTCCTGGGCCTTGCTGAACAGAAAGTGATGCTAGAAAACATCAGAAAGTAGTTTATTTATATTCCACATACCTCAGTTCATGCTTTCCACCCATCAATGCAAACACCTTCAGCCTTTCTGTGGATGGAATGTCCCAGTGTTTGTTCCCCTATAATTCTGTAGTTAAAGCTCTgagtatttatttgtttttattaatccCTTGTGCTCTTGAGTCAGTGTGGTCTGTTCACTCATCACTTTTGTCTCGGAATCTTTGTTACCTCCAGGTTAAATCTCCGTGAGCTGGGACCTCTGGCATCTCACATGCGATGGTTTATCTGGCTGATGGCTGCTGGAGGAACCCTTTATGTATTTCTCTACCATGAAAAGTAAGAATTATTCTTTGCATTgaactttaaactgaaaattacCCTCAGAGAACAAGACcaaactttttttgttttgttttggagatGAGCTACCAAGGTTCTTATAAGAAAGTCTAGGTGGTCCCAGTGTTTTATTGTCACTGATAAATACTGCAGGTGAAGGCACCTAGGCAGTATTTACAGAAGGTATTGCCTGCAACTCTACAATGCAGAGATAAACattagttttaattttgtcaTAAAACACTGGTTATCTATCTGCATGAAAAGCTTTTTGAATAATGACCCCATACCAacacataatttaaaatattcttttttgcTATTGAAGGAAATGTTCATTCGTTTGTACACCTCCTTAAATGACTCAAATCGTTCCCTTTTAGGTATAAGATCGTTGAACTCTTTTTCTATTTAGCGATGGGATTTTCTCCTGCTCTGGTAGTGACATCCATGGTAAGGAATGTGATTATTAACagtgcaaacaaacaaaacttaCTTTTTATAACCAGCTTAAATTCCAGTGCAGCTCTTTCCTCTGCAGAGATGTTCATTGTAGTACACTGTACTTGTAAATGTTCTCTGAAGAGCAACCAAATACAACCAGTTATAGTTTGGATTTATAGTTCACATTTCAGtgaaatgaacaaaaaatgtttgttttgttcagtCTGGGCTGTATTGTGTAGATAAAGAGAGCCTGGGTTTTTGGTGCATCTGAAAAAATCCTACTCAAAACTTTTTTATagttatatataatatatacgTAGTTACATAACATTCTAAATAATGTTGGTTAACCCTCTCTGCTGCTAATATAAACCTGACACATTTTCAAGCTGATGCCTTAACTGGCTGTATCAAAGTCTTGCTGGGAGGAGCTGCATTAAACTCACACTTCCACAAagtattgtgggtttttttttttcaacaaacacagagatgtttgtcTGCTCTGCTGATGAAGCAAaccttcagttttgttttagtTCTTGAGTTGTCCCTGTATAACTTCTCTAGTGCTATGGGGACATTGTATAAAAACACATTATTGTGCATTTTACAAAGTGTAATATAAATACACTGCATTTCTCACTTGTCCATCTGTCCCACCCAGCATTTTCTGAGCTGTCACAGCCAGCTCCCTTTTCTTGGGGGAGAAaagcattttgtattttatccATAAATACACTTTGCCCCCTTTACA
This window of the Poecile atricapillus isolate bPoeAtr1 chromosome 17, bPoeAtr1.hap1, whole genome shotgun sequence genome carries:
- the MMD gene encoding monocyte to macrophage differentiation factor, with the translated sequence MRRLRERFRRFMNHPAPANSRYKPTCYEHAANCYTHAFLIVPAIVGSALLHRLSDDRWEKITAWMYGVGLCALFIVSTVFHIVSWKKSHLRTMEHCFHMCDRMMIYVFIAASYAPWLNLRELGPLASHMRWFIWLMAAGGTLYVFLYHEKYKIVELFFYLAMGFSPALVVTSMSNTEGLQEVAWGGLIYCLGVVFFKSDGVIPFAHAIWHIFVATAAAVHYYAIWKYLYRSPADVIRHL